cagaaatagaaaacaaaaaaaagcaaaatttcaaattaattctttACATCCTATCTTCTTTTTAAGCAATATTGCTTATATTTTAGTACACATATTCCCACAATTTAGAATAAACTGATATGCGCTACTATTTATACGACGAAGTCGTGCTGCACAATAAAAAGGATGATTTCTGGGTTGTAATACATGGAAATGTGCTCGATTTGACGCCACTTTTAAAAGACCGTTACGACCACTGGAATAGCGTGAgttgaaccaaaatcaaaatataaaactatatatgtataatgatcaACTCTCCACCTTCAAGAACCTCGAATATCTGCTCGCCTTTGGCGGCAAAGACATTTCGCATTACTTCGAGGAGTCATTTATGCCAAAAACCGAAACATCGCCAGTAACGGGACGCCCACGTCTGCTCTTTCCACCAATACTAGAAACGGCACTGAGTGAAATGTGCAAGACAAGTGGCAAAATCTGGAGTCAAGATCCCATGTATCACATCGGCCGACTGACGAGACGTGATCGGCGCGTGCGCATAATCAACACGCTCACCGGCACCACTCAGCTGATGAAGGTCTGCGATGAAGATTCAATTTatgatataaaacataaatacaagCAGTTATATAATCATCATGCGGGCAGTTATGTGTGGCGAAAGTTCTCGAATCGGGTAaaggtttttatttgaaaataataaatattgaaaatatatattttctaacattaatttttatttgtttttccagGGTCAATGCGGTGGCAAATTAAATCTGAAAGGCACTCTGGATGAGAATGGTCTGATCGAGGAAGAATGTCGTTATGACTTGCCACCTCCTTCGATATGGTTGTACTACACCAATGATGTGACTATTGCTTgagaatttaatgaaattttgtttgagatgtaatgaatattattacaaatattcaTGAAACTATTAGTTGACTTCTTGTAAAAGAACTCTGACTCGTTATATCATCATTAGGGAGCACAATGGCCCTAATGCTGGCTTTTGTGCAGCCGCTTGGTGTCAGTCGTTTCTGCCTCCCGTTTTAATCAACTAACCAAACAATTTCTGAAGTTTTGAATTTCTCGGTGTTGAAGTTCgaagataaatattttcatttaataattttttactctcgccacaaagttgctaagagagtataatagttttgtttacataacggttgtttgtaagtcctaaaactaaaagagttagatatagggttatgtatatcaaaatgatcaggatgacgagcagagttgaaatccgtctgACTGTAACATGAGTATTGAgagatcttgatgaaacttggtatacgcgttgcttggcaccataagtaagtcactttttttaaatgtgcaaaatcggaccattgtcacacccacaaaatggcgataaccaacaGGCTATAACTAggccaaaaataaagatatgaaaataaaatttggtacaaggcatcgcactaggaaggggcatatttggatgtaatatttttgtgaaattgggcctggcaccctcctctactaagtttttgtgcatatctcgtaaactcctaaagctatatcaactaaATTCTCGTCgtttcgtttcttttagctacatccatatacagtccaaaaacggaTTATTattatcggattataaccacgcccttccatacaaaggttatcttGAACCCTACATTTtttaatgctttaatttagtaaggaaaaataccagaaacttaaaatttcatggtaaagatggcacaAGAGGGCTGCATACAAATTtatgcccacttatgggtctaaaaccatatctaGATTGAATAAACCAGAAAcgtctcgaccaatttcaaaaaaatttgcttCCAACATTTTTCTTAGCAACCCAAttctatagtttgaaaatgaaatctatttacaaccacgcctactcccCATTTACCACACTTTTCAAGTCCAACTGATTCGTTCTAAACAAAACAtagcacaaatactgtattccTAGCGCGACATAGCCCgtataaaaatcatcaaaatcggactataacttttttagGCCCCAGTTATCGATCATACTGACCTCGAAGTTGgtggttaaatttttattgaaaatatcgataaatctctcagattttctaaataaattcaaaggagatgtgcTACTTTTACTAGTGTgcatctgtgccaaaaatgtgcaaaatctggacaatatttcctctagccccAATACCACATATTCGGactttcaaacttccggtggaatTTACATTTCCCATATCGCttagtatgtgagatatcttagtaaaattaagcaaacgtaaaatcttgaatataatgTACATAGCTTGgtagcaaaaatagttgaaatcggtctaggTATTGTAGAAAAATCCTTCAGACCGCATGGCAACCCTTATTACTATCGACgcttaaaacattttcattcaattatttaatacatttctgTTGAGACCAGCCTCTAGGTTTTTCACTAAATATATACTCAACAACAAAAGTATACGTATAGGAAATAGAATCcatgttattttttaaaatattccctTGAATTGTTATTTCTTTTAGGCTTTAGATTTCTTCCGCTATCTTATTTAATTTCCGTGTAATTTCCTATTTTAACTACCATATAAGCAAACCAGAAACATAACTTGCATTGAGGTCTAAAAACATGCGAAGTTGTTTTATCTTTTAGGCaatcttaaaattatttccaaaattattatataatattagattaagttttcgaaattttcttaaattcccTTTCTTTCTTTATGCTAGAGTTGTTTCGGACTCTAGTTCTTGATTTAGTTCTTCGTTCTTGGGGTCAGATATGAAATTGAAGATATTTTTCTCGAGAGTTTCTAAATTTGTATGTGTCTTACGATCAAATAATttgaactttaataaaaaaaaaccttttcatttcataaaaaaatggatCTTCATCATTCTTCCACTTTTTACTCTTCGTCCACATACTTATATAACACACTGTATGCTTCAAATCACACCTCGACATTTCAAATTAAACGCTTATAGCGTTGACAAGCGATTGCTATCAATTGACATGGAAAACTAGAAATGaagaatagaaaaataaaagagagTTACGAGCCATTCTCAAGCACACAACTCAAAGCAAATTGTAGGGTGACAATAAAAGGAGATGCAAAACAGAAACAATAAAgcattaaaagaaattatagcAACAATGCTAAAATGCGAGTAAGTAATTTGCAAAAATGCACAACCCACCAAATGAAAATGGCAAATGCGCGAACAAGTTTGTGCCGTAAGTCTTCAGTTTTCAAAGGCAATTCGTGGCGCTGCATACACATTAGTCTTGTTTACGAGCTGGAAACTGACTAATAATTGCTTATGGACAACTCGCCTACATTTGCAACAACACTAcgcttgtattttttgttgtttgtaaacttgtgtatgtgtgtgtgtgtgtgtgtgtgcgtgataaTTGTTTTCACAACGCCAAATAACAAATGTTTGCTGAGAAAGTCATTTTCTAAGTCATGTTCAACATGCGATTATTTCGCCtacatttttgcattttcgcatTTCTAGTATGTAAGGTAGTGCTCGGGGGTTTAGAAgatgttggtttttttttttgctttcgttgCTGCCTTTGCACGCAAGCTTTGAAAATGCGTTTTCGCTGGAATATTTGTGCATTCCAAAGAGTAAAGAGCGGTGTTAGAAGTATTGTGAGACATgcgtagctgttgttgttgttgttatagttagAATTCTTCGCTGCTCGCAAGTTTTCGTTATGAGAATttcccaaacaacaacaaaacaacaaacggATGTGAAGAACTTGCTGCGACAGCGGTCGTCTAGAATGGAATGCGTTCACAGCCGAGTAAGATGGCTGGGAGCGAGTAGCAAGGGTACTCAAGTAGCGAGCAGTAAATTTCTTCGGCTACAATGTAAGCTGGATTTTTACTTGATTTATTTGCGGATTTTTGTAAAGAGATTTACATTTAGATttcgtttatatgtaaatagaaattaaaattctttaacGATGTCCGCTTTGttgacaaaaacataaaaaaataatgataaacaaaaacaacaacaactactaagcaacttcaaaattatggcTGGGATTATTTGcttaaccaaaacaaaaaaaaaatatttttttcttacaaattATGTCTTGGAAAAAAGAAAGACGAAAAAATAAATCTGAAAATATAAGATATTTatacgaaaaaaattagaaaaaataataaaaactgaaaaaaaaaatttaaatatttttaaaatttattctgtGAAATTTTTCGTGCAGACAGAATTATTTAAGAAAGTTAATtcggaaaagaaaaaaataattctacaaaattttaaaatttatgctgTGAATTTCTTCATGAAGaaagaattattcaaattttttaataatttttttcttgttctcCAAATCACTCaacattgaaattaacataaaaGCCTCGGAAAAAAAAGCGccaataaaatactttaaatttatgataaaacatttaaagaagaaaacaaataaacacacatttGTGCATACAACCAACCAAAGCAGGTCAATTAATGTGGCATTTCGCTCGGAAAGGAAGTGGCTTTCGAATGGTTtggttatttgtttttttttatggattttgaCCAGGCCACGTAAGCCATAATTGGCAGCGGGCGCACCTACAACAAACACTGCGGCAAGTGGATACAGTGACAACTAACAAAATACAGCAATACGTACAGACAAACATCAAAAGACATGCCTAGCAAAGTCACATAGCAATCGTTGggcatatatgagtatatatggtCAGTTAGCGCATAACTTGAACTTCCGGGCCATAATAGACGCAGGCGAAGACATTATGTTTATAAATGTTGTATGTGTGCGTTTAAGTAATGTTATGACAACGTTGGTCGCTTGGGACTAGGTGGTCGGCGGCGCTGTGCATGGCAAAAGGGTCAAAttacttttcattttaaattttccttattaAGTAGCGCCTGGCTATAAAATAATGTACAACAAAAGcgaatgcaataaaaacaaattttctaataatgACAAATACGCGGCGTGGTTATGTTATCCGAGTGGGGTATTCCAAGGTAACGGAGCGAggaagaatatatatattattgtagtTTTTGGGAGTTTATCGGTAAGTAAGTGAGAGAAACAGGGAAAGAGATATAAACAGTACAA
This portion of the Zeugodacus cucurbitae isolate PBARC_wt_2022May chromosome 3, idZeuCucr1.2, whole genome shotgun sequence genome encodes:
- the LOC105220568 gene encoding cytochrome b5 domain-containing protein 1, yielding MRYYLYDEVVLHNKKDDFWVVIHGNVLDLTPLLKDRYDHWNSNLEYLLAFGGKDISHYFEESFMPKTETSPVTGRPRLLFPPILETALSEMCKTSGKIWSQDPMYHIGRLTRRDRRVRIINTLTGTTQLMKVCDEDSIYDIKHKYKQLYNHHAGSYVWRKFSNRGQCGGKLNLKGTLDENGLIEEECRYDLPPPSIWLYYTNDVTIA